The Thermithiobacillus tepidarius DSM 3134 genome segment TCGCGGCGTGGTGACCTTTTTCGGCGCGGTGGAGGACCGGGTGCTGGGGGAGGGAGTGCATCTGGTGATGCCGGTGGCGGAGCGGGTGCACAAGATCAACGTGCAGATCCAGAAGGTGGAAGGCACGGGCGAGGCGGCCAGCCGCGATTTGCAGCAAGTGCACAGTACCGTCGCGCTCAATTACCACCTGAACCCGGCGCAGGTGAACCTGGTGTACCGGGACATCGGCGAGGACGTGGACGAACGCATCATCCTGCCCACCCTGCAGGAGGGCGTGAAGGCGGTGATGGCCCGCTATTCGGCGGAGGAGCTGATCACCAAGCGCGACGAGGTGCGCGACCAGATCCGCCGATTGCTGGCCAGCCGCCTGGGGCGGCATGGCGTGGTGGTGGACGAGTTCTCCATCGTCAACTTCCAGTTCTCCAGGTCCTTCAACGAGGCTATCGAGGCCAAGACCACGGC includes the following:
- a CDS encoding prohibitin family protein — translated: MALNTQAPVFRTARMLLLMIFLALLLAWIAPFTIIPAGHRGVVTFFGAVEDRVLGEGVHLVMPVAERVHKINVQIQKVEGTGEAASRDLQQVHSTVALNYHLNPAQVNLVYRDIGEDVDERIILPTLQEGVKAVMARYSAEELITKRDEVRDQIRRLLASRLGRHGVVVDEFSIVNFQFSRSFNEAIEAKTTAEQLKLKAERDLQRIRIEAQQRVARAEAEARALELQKAQVSEELIRLREVENQRAAIEKWDGRLPNVSGGALPFIQLPQK